From the Motacilla alba alba isolate MOTALB_02 chromosome 1, Motacilla_alba_V1.0_pri, whole genome shotgun sequence genome, the window GAAGAGCAAAATAAATAGTCAGTTATCCAGAGTCTTTTGCCACTCTCAGATTCATACATACAAGATGACAGTCTGCTCCAGATCTTTAAAGAAATGTATGTGTCTGCCTCCAGTTCAGGCATGAGGACGCCACTCAAGGTATAGATCTGTGAGATGATGCAGAATGAGTGAATGAAATCATCAAAAAATGGGTAcgatgggttttttcctaaagctTTTTAAGATCTGGGCAAGCTACTAATTTTGGCTGATAAAATACCAGAGTTAGTTTCAGCCTGGCTTTTGTGCAATGCCGTATAATAATCTGCTTGTGAGAAGCACTGAAAACTGTGAAGTACCTGTATCTGAACAGCCTACTTGTTACTGTTACTGCCTGCTCAGAGAGCGTTGTGCCACAAATGTGCTGAGACATGATAGATCAAGGTGCCATTTTTTAAACACCTACTAACCAGAAAggttctccttctctttctcaacCAAACAGCAAAAGTTGGTCATCTGACAACCCCAATTTAAATGAGCCCATTGCTACCATAGTATATAAACCATTGGTTTGAATACTTTAGTTACATTAAAAGGCAGTAACTCAACTGAGCAGGTGAGAGGTGTCTGAAGGAAGATAGATCTTCCTGATGTTATCATGccaaaaaaactttttaaagaatgaTGGAGACCTGAAATAATAAAGACTGAGAAATTACTCATTTATGGACAGGGGTTGGACATGGATGTATATTGTTATAACGGAAATAGTCAAAAGGGTCCAAGGCTATAAATTCctccaaacaccaaaaaaaatggaaaaaaaagtattaatcaTTGGGCTCATTTGACAGTACAAGGTGCAATCTTCAGGAGCTGCAAATTGcccaaaaaatacagaaaatgtctATTCTACTTCGTGAATAGCAAGGCAATGGAAAATTTTTGTAAGCTGCTGGACTTTGATGATTTTTCAAAGCTGtactgaaaagcaattttttggCTCCCAGTTGAAAGACttgttttaaatacaaagaaCAATGGTTCAAGCTGccaccagcttttttttttttcggctgaaggaaaaacagaggtCAAATGCACGCAGTTGCCAACATGTTTCATCaagatgtaattttaaaatagttggTGGCATAAGAGCTGCCAGAGCATTGCTGTCCAAGTCACTTCCCAAAACTTTCTCAGAGGGGGCTGAAACAGCAGTTACTGAATACTAAATAGCCATTTAAAGTGGCTCACATGAAAGTTGGATATTTAGcgcattttcttccatttcttacGGTCTCCTTTTATGTATGGGAAATTTAGGAGTATAAGAATGGAAGAGTGTCAGAAAGGGGGTACTCTGAGCCAGTGTAGAGAGGAatgcaaactgcagcagcaaaacacagtgCCAAATGAGCCCAAAAATGAACAGTCAATCACAGGCATGGCTTTCTTGCTTTTCCGATGGGTAAGACTTAAACAACGGCCAATAAATCTGTGCTGTGGTCAGAGACAGTACAGGAAGTGCCTAACCCCCCAGTGTCACTGTTCTGGCTTTGTTGTAGTGGAACTGGTTCTAATTCCTGGTTTAACAGCGCTACAATAGTGCACAGAATCAAGCCCACCAGCACTTAATAATTCAAAGCTCAACTAAACACCATCGGCGGGAATGAGAAGGAAGCCGTCAACAGGGACTGCTGAATGCAAGAACCCCAGGTGACTTCACATCTACAATCTGTCCTGCCAGCCATCAAAGCCTGGATTACACAGCAGCTCAGGTATGTGCTGAACgcctctctctcctgctgctctctcctcctgcGTCTGTCTCCCACAGACTCAACAGCTGGCAGAGTGCACTGGAGAGAAGGTCCTTGGCTTGTATCATTCCCCTCTGGCTTTACAACCTACAACAGCCAATTACGTCATTCACAATCTTCTATTTTCTCCATTTAATTCCACTCAAAATAGCTATCCACTAGATTTTACACACAAACTGCCTTGTGCTAtgaaaatgtggggtttttctctTCACACACAGCTTCTGCTGAGAAAAAGCTAGGTTAAGCAGAGTTCATTTGAGTTGGGTAAACCAATGTGGGAACTGTGTTGTTTTTCCCTTGCTGTGGGGATCAGATCTCAAAGTTCTCTGTGTTGGAGCTACTCTTTAATCACATGGACATTCTCAAATCCATAAATAGGCTGTAATTTAATGTACTGCATCTAAGTTTCTGTTAGTGGATTGAACAATGCCCTAGACTGTGATATGCTGCATTCCTGTGTCCCTTCCTAAACCAACAGATCAATCTGTTTCTTTCACCTCTTCCACAGCTACAGGAGTGTTCAAAGCTGTACATGAACCATCTGGGCACTGGTCTGAAAAAAGAACAGTGCATCTTCTCCGGTGTGTGCATTTAAACTGAACATCAGTgaataagtaaatattttcttgtagaTGGATTGAAACATGAGACCAGGAGCCAATCTATCAGAGCTCTTAAAATACGTGGTTCTTCCTtcagagcagaggcagtgccacaggcttcTCTCACCTGGCTTTGGGGAGCTGGGGTCACGTGTAACACAGCTGGGCATTTACCCACTGCAAGAATACTTGACACGATCGCTTTGTTTTCTTAGCACTTCACAGACATTTATAAAACACCATTCAAACCTTTATGTTTAAGTCTTTGACTCAGATTTGATTTATGCTTTGAAAAATCAGGTTTAAAAAAACTGCTTCTATAACTTGATTTATCAGAAGGCAATGGCAGGTTTTTAATGACTTCACCTGATAATGAGCACTCTTGGAAATCATAAGACGCTGCTGAAGAAGTGTCTCAGCATGAGTTTTCTGGAAAATGCTTGTAATAAATCATTCAATTTTGCCCACAAGCTACTGTATGCTGGGAAAAGGTTTGAAACCCTATTTCTAAGACATTTTTGAAGGCAACTGACAGTTGCAGCAATACATACAGTTAGAAAAACAGAGGCACAGTTACACCTTTGGCTGAGAAGCTCACAGAAGTTGACATTTGGGCAACcaccatttatttatttccccatTATTACTCAGTGATTTTTGACagtttctgtctgcagaggcTTCATACCTTTTTTCCAACTCCAATTCTCATATTCAATATTAGTAAAAGGGAATTTGGTAGAAAATGTCAGAATCCAACTTTATTGTttactagagaaaaaaatacttgttttttttaagttgaacTGTGAAATTAATTCCAGCTTCTACATGAGGAACTACATAAGGAACCATTCAGAAAGTGTAACACTATTTTCCTCTCAATTAGCACTCAATAAAATTGCACATTTCAGAGAATTGAAAAACACATCTTTAATTAGCTACAGGTTCATATTAATAGACATTTGTCTCTGAAATATTATTGTGACCTGAAGAATTTACAGATGACAAGAGATAAAGGAAGGACataagagaaaagcagcagaaatgtaaCATCTCATTAGAGGAATCATCATAAATGTTATCTAACCCAACTGACCTTTTACCTCTTTAGTGTTATCAGCCAGTTCATCAGTTCATTGCTCTTATGTCACAGACTCCACtcttgcagaaaatgaaggTGGGGCAAAACCACGTAGGGGCTCTGAACAATTTCAGGGAAGGCTCGCTGCAATACAAAATCATTGCCTGGGCtcataaaaaaaccctgcaggtGGAAGGAACTGAAAGAAGCTACTACTCAGAGATGGGGAAGTCACATGAACTTCATTAGAGCCATCACAAAGTATTACAGAACAAGAAAGGTTAGAAATCCCTGGTTAAGAATCTATGGAAGAGGATGATGAGGAAGAATCTGTGCAAGAGGTTATCAAAAACTGCACTTCTATTCTAGACACCTGAGACAACATATACCCTACAGGACATGCATATTTAAATTACACACACTTTTGGTCACTTGCTCAGGCACAAATTTTATTCAAGCTGAACAGCTCAGTTGAAAAAGGTGCAAACTACCAGAGCTCCCCTGCAGCCATCCCTGAGTgaggataaaataaaaataggacaCGGATTTGGTGCCTAGGAGAACAGAAACAGCTGGGAGATGACAGACTAAGCAATTACCATTACAGATTCATCATTTCAGAGCTCCCCAGCTGAAGGAAGCGATTGTCAGTGCAAAGCACAGATAATTTCAGTGTCAGCACACGGCCCGCTGAGCACAGGGGTTTGCCAGCAGACTTCCCGCTGGCCGCTCCGCGGGTAAGCGCTCCTGCAGTCAGACCACGCTGGCCATGCTGTCTGTGCAGTTCCTTGTGCACATATCCCAACTATGATGCAAGCTGCGGGGGGGAACAACCTCACAGTTCATCCAAACTCTTTCTTTAGGTTTTAGTAAACtttgtgtttcaaaaatatCTTGATCTTCAGGGCCAGTTTTAGTCTAGACACTTCCAACAGTGGTAGCACCGCATCAGGAACCATGGCCATCCTCACACCATCAGGTATCTGCATCGTTCCCAGTGGAGCCAATTTATAGCTAGCCATAGGCTCACCCTGCTGTGGGAACATGGGCCTTAGGGCAAAGTACACTCCAAGGACCTGCATTTACTCACCTGAAGtgttttttttggaaagcaacTTTGGGTAGCAGTAGCATTCTGCACAGGAGCAGTACATAGGGGTGATGCAGGAAAAACAGCCCCCTCTTTCATTGGCACCTCAGTTAAGAGTCTCACTGACTTCACTGGGACTATGCCTGAGCCAAAGGACTACACATGAGGGAAAGACTCAAGGGATCTCTAACTTTGAGCATAGAAATATTTCCTGCCGTGCACCAGTGCACCATAGCATCAACGTTCTTCCTTGCCTGGCCTGCATTTAAGCAGCAGTGAAGAGTTCTCAATCTCCTTCCCCAAAATTTTCTGAAGGTTAATGCCTACTGAGTGCCTTAACATACTTACATGAAAATGGGCTGTAGTAGAATACAGGGTCATTCAGGCCTTTTGATGAGAAATTTCCTAGAATTAAACTGCCCAAGCTGTGCTCAGATGTTCCTTCCAATGAGGGGATGGGGGCATGCCACAGGACAGCAGCGCACTTCAGCAAACAGACACCAAAGTTACACTGTTACTTCTCCCTtcttaataaaagaaataatcaagGGTTTGTATGCAGAACCACCTTTTTATTGTCACTTACACAGTTTCAAATATTGAACACTCAGATAAGCAACTGTCTGTGTTTATGTAGTTTGTTATTAGTTACTTCACCATAACCTGGCAGAATCTCCCTGTCCAGATTCTGTACGATTCCATCCAGCAGGTCCTGAAGTATTCACTTTGCATGTTGGCATCTCGCaccaaaaagaaattctttttgAGTGAAGTATATAGTGGttgatgaaaaaattattacacAATGTAGGCTCTCACaatgtcacattttttttttgcaaaataatttgaagattCCAAGTAAGACTTCTtttattcaaaaaataaatatatcctTTCTGAATCAAAGCACTTCATATGACATTAAGTACAAAGAAGAAATGTACTTCTTTGGAAATTCTGAAATAGACATACAAGAGCTCATGGGAGCAACATTATCCGTTACAGTGATAAAAGctgaaagctgattttttaCAAATTTATAGCAGAACACGATTTCCTTTTACAATATAGAGCTTCAAACAGCTTTAAGAAAAACaccatttttaaaagtctgaaaGGCACATAACTGGACCATAAAACGTACTGGCACATTCACTAATACGTTTTATGTTACATTCCTAAAGAGAATCTGTGGGACTCTAGCCAagagaaagactgaaaatacCAGCAAGATCCTTTGCAAAGTACTAAAAGAGTGGCAGAGAGTTCCTTTTGGCTCTTGGTAAAATTAATATCCCAAAGCTAGAGAGTCTGAAAAGCTGCATCATTCAGTTGTATTGGGACGAGTCGCTACATAGACAAACACAACAATCAGCAGTACTACGACAGCCAGTGTGGGAAGCACCACGGTGGTGATCTGTTGCCGGGCCTCCTGCATTgcctgttttctctcctttttatcTTTGGAGGtctcttttttgggttttcctcTAAGCTGCCTCATCCTCCTCtttggatcttttttttttgctgaaatgtgGGACCAAAGGGAGTGGAACAGCAGAAGATTGTCCGAGGTCTTTTGAAACAAGAGgctgaagaatttattttctgttgagTGGTTGGCTGTGCAAGaaactgcaaaagaaagaaaacaattcttttgAGCAAGCTCTACACATATTCCAGTCATTAGAAACATTTGCAGCTCCACTTGGTAAATCTTTCATCCAATGAACACCAATGCAGCTTCTTTCAAGGAAACAGAATAATGGAGTTCAGCTATCCACACAACACTTTCCCCATAAAAAGGAGAGCAGTTCATCATGGTGGGTATCAGTCCAAGAACCTGG encodes:
- the SMCO4 gene encoding single-pass membrane and coiled-coil domain-containing protein 4 isoform X2 gives rise to the protein MRQLRGKPKKETSKDKKERKQAMQEARQQITTVVLPTLAVVVLLIVVFVYVATRPNTTE
- the SMCO4 gene encoding single-pass membrane and coiled-coil domain-containing protein 4 isoform X1 — encoded protein: MQSGWVLICSVSCTANHSTENKFFSLLFQKTSDNLLLFHSLWSHISAKKKDPKRRMRQLRGKPKKETSKDKKERKQAMQEARQQITTVVLPTLAVVVLLIVVFVYVATRPNTTE